The genomic window TTAAGCTGTAAAAGTGTCTCACCAGTTGTTGCACCTGTCCACCACCCTGACCACTTCTCCCTCAGAATACGGAGATCTGTTGGCAATGCAacctgaaatataaaaaaaggaatttcaTAACAGTGCAGGTGTAGCAAAAAAGGTatctttcgaaatgtttgcgaCTTATCAGAACAATTTCTAAAACATGGTATTCCTAtatcaaatcaaagtttattgcacaacaaatgtaacgggtacaatgtatggcaagtttgtaggttgtacaaaatgtcaagacatatatgtctttgcttattaacaatattaatgaattctacaaaactatATGTACTCTTTTCCAAACATTCCCGAGTATAGTCAAGTcaacataagtcaagtaagtcaggTCATaacattcaaaatcattttaaaactattcgaaaacactacaaatatctaaaaaccCCTGAGGTGACCTGGAATGgacactactgtaaattcactgGGACTCAGTAGTAGGGGAAAGGAGGTGTCCACTGTGGGGATTGGGTgacaaacggctactttagagTGCTAATGTTAAgattgtggttgaaacaaccCGAGTGGTTACATTGTACTATGGACAGACCTGTGGAGGCACCTATTGCTGCTGCACACGTCTTGGAGTACTGGCAGGCACCGATGGCAGGACAGCACTTGTCGCTCCCCCCACAGTCGGAGTCCGTTGTACACATGGCCTCTCCACACAGCTGGGAACCCGTAGGGTCAGGGCAGAACCCAGGCCGCGTGGACGCGCCGTCATCTACAGAGGGAGAGATGGGGATATCAGTGTTCACTTACTGAGATTCACCACATTCGTGGCATTGTGTTGGCGTagcggttagggtgtttggcccaccTGGGTTCAAATCAAGTGATAtgtcaccaatgttgtgcctttggaacCCGGATGCAAAGACaaggattggtcgaccaatcacaacactcaagaaactcatagaaaccgAAACTAATTTGGAGGGACAAGAAGTCCTCTCTGCAGTGAAcgacaagaagttctggagagcaaacttcacttgctacacctcgtaagaggaggaccgatgatgatgatgatgatgttgcacctttgggaaaggcagtcaacatgactttcctcactctaacCAGCTGCATAAATGGGTGCTAGACTTTGGTTGATTACTCATGGTTAAAGGCAgtgagggatgggctccgccttccaataccgtgccctagacacagtggataataacCCACTGCGCCCAtggcccctacggcctcaaaaaggctatgggactacctttaccttttacgtTACGTTTGTGGAAGGCTTGACATAACAGTTGACTATCACCTTTATCAAGAAGTCAACTGACAGtaaggttttgaaccactctaTTTGCTtgattaaaaagaaaatcatcAGGAATTAcacactcacctgtgttacatgGGCCATTGGTGCAGGTTACTTCACCTGAGTGCTGACAGGTACTACAGTGGGTAGAAAAACAATAATCAAAAAAATTATTGAGAAAGTTTTGCTATAATCGTTTTAGAAGCAGAAATATCCTAATACATTGTACCATCACCCTGAAAAATGCATCttaaagagatctccaatgcaatgTCCCCCAGCATAGTGCACTCCTGTATACCGGGTATGTGAACTGCGCAAAACTGTGCCTGAATGTTGTATCATTGGCAGTATATCCAGGGCAGCACCCCTCTAAATCTCTCTATTAGTGTAGGCCATTTGAATATAAGCAGCTCAAGCTCAAAAGTAACTTCAGAAGTATACACCATCTCTTTGGACTCAAGCAAGCACACCCATCCTCTCACCTTCCACTAACCCTTCTGGATTTAAGCTGTAGAAAAGGCAGTTCtagtctccaacttagtcactCAAGGTCAAGAGCATAACACAAGCAGCCAAACTGAAGCTGGTTACCCAGTTGTCTTTATGACTAGCCTTGCACAAACAGCAGAGAAATGCTGTGACTTACCAACAGTTCCCGTCTCCATTCTCAATCTGCTCACCAGGTGACAGCATGCCTGCGTCTGGGTCAATACACTCcactggaaaacaacaacatttctttcaCAAACATAAGTTATGGTTTTTCAAAACTGTAAATGTGAGTTTATGTACTGCAAGTCTTAAACAAAGAGGGGACACCTTACAGCTCACCTGGTCAGGACAGGTGAACACTTACCTGTCTCTGTTGGCACCTGGCACCTTACAGCACACATGGTCAGGACACCTGTCTCTGTGGGCACCTGGCACTCGTGGTCACAGTCGCTGCTGGGAGACACATTGCAGCACACCTGGTCAGGACAGGTGAACACTTACCTGTCTCTGTGAGCACCTGACACTCGTGGTCACAGTCAGTGCTGGGTGAACTTACAGAAACCTGGGCAGGTAGACACTTACCTGTCTCTGTGGGCACCTGGCACTCATGGTCACAGTCGCTGCTGGGTGACACCTTGCAGCACACCTGGTCAGGACAGGTGTACACTTACCTGTCTCTGTCGGTACCTGGCACTCATGGTCACAGTCGCTGCTGTGAGACACCTTACAGCACATCTGGTTAGGACAGGTGGACACTACAGCTCACTGGTAAAGTGGACACTCACCTGTCTCTGAGGGCACCTGGCACTCGTGGTCGCAGTCGCTGCTGGGGGACACCTTGCAGCACACCTGGTCCAGCGGACACTCCCTGTCGTTCGAGCATGGGGCGAGGCAGGGGGCGGGGTCGAACACGTCCTCCACAACCGCACACTGGGAAGCTGGGGTGTTGAATTATTATGGGTTAGAACTTAACCTTAAGCACTCTGAAGTCTGAAGCAGCCGTTTTGCACTCAATTccctattagttacagagttagccagcagggagaaggttaaaaggtaaaaaaaatgtttctaagTACACACAGTTCTGCAATTCACTGAAGTGTTAAAGTTGATGTTACAAATGTCCATGGATATGTGTACAAAAAAATTGCTATCATCAAACCAAAAAGCAAAATACATCTGTACTGGTCTGCCTTTGACAACATGAAGAAAGACTGAGCTACGTGTGTCGTCACGGTGTTTGGGTTCCAGTGCTTCCCCAAACAGGATGAACATACTTGTCAGAAACATGTGACCTCGACCCATGACCTTAGAATGCTGTTATCTCATACCACAGGACTTCAACTGAATTGTACTGTTGCCTTTTTCCTTTTCAAAACTGTTTGGAAACGTTTATCACTACTGCAGTTGTTGTTCAAAATATTGCGCTAGTTGGCCTATTTAGTTTGATAACACCAACAGTAGCTGATGGTGATGTCATAGCCAGTTAAACCGTCTGCATAAGTATTACTGACTCCAAGCAGGGATTGAAGAGAAAGACTGTTCCcttcttctgattggttaaCACGTTTCTTACTCGGTAATTTTTTTAGGGGACTAGATTTCATGGTAGAAGTGGAAAGATTGTTTTCATGGTGtgttaaatttgcagttgaagttattttgtagtacagtagtattgTATGGCATCAtgagtttgcagtgaagaggccactgagaaaactgcaaaaaaataaaaaacccagaaaacagaaaatttgtattctccaagcagatgtttggctctggcttgtttttgatgtgtttgaagGCATTTTCATTGGGCTTTATACCCACCCCTATTTCTAGACTTGCAGTTGATCCATTCAGGCTGAAGCTCTAAGAGATCGGATATCATAAAACGGGTACTTatttatataaagagaattcaaactctacaactggattcgaattcagagatttatttccggacgtttcgagtgacatccatcactcttcttcagcgtcactaaaatgaactagcagaaccaACCAGTCCTTATTtgcaataactagaaaaaccgattttacatggcaaatcacacagtcatgcataagacgtattgaaatgtaaaacaagatctggaaggttcctatggtaagacaacaccataggaacacTATTGTCCTTTGGTTGGGGGGAGGGCGCGGTCCCAGGTACTGGAGAGTTCTACGCGGAGTCCTCCCTTCCTGTTTAGGGTGgggtagagtttgaattctctttatatatttgttacctggatgtctaaccttcacaaaggGTACTTATTTAATTATCAGAAAAaatttagataatttttcccttCAAGTTCAACCTCTGCTTACACAATTAATGTAgcgtggaaacacaaacacaaacagtgaCACATGGCAGTGATCAGGAGCATGTCTGAGGAGAAACAGGGGCAGTGTGTTTCTAGCTTTGGGCATGTTACTGAGGGAAACAGAGGCTCAACTACTGACAGAACTGGGAGAAAACAGGATGGAGTTTTGAACTATGGACCTCCTTGGATCTTGAATTTTGTTGAAAACAGACTTTTTTCCTGAAAGACATAACTGAGAGAAAAGTATGGAAGTTAAGAATAAGACTTCTACAAAAgcttgaaactgaaaaaaagtgaaagtgacctCAAATACTAGTAAGTTTAAATCCATCTGAAAGTTGCTGTGATTTCCTACAAACTGCTGTATAATTTCTATAACTGTCTTATCTCTGCAAAATCTCTGAGCATCATTTCTGATGTACATGTGAAAAGTTGACATGTCTGTTCCAACCATGAATATCAAAGTtaacaagaaaacaatgaatttCAAACTCAATTTCAAAGCGGCAGCAAGATTATGCATAGAAAAAGTTTCACAACTcaatatgattttgaaacatcCCAATGGGtcgagttggtaaagggccgaAGCATCTAACATCCATTTTTGAGGAGTCAAAAGTTATTTtgggtaaatcaaaataaatgggtatgcctaaacacctcacccgacctcatccaacctcacccgacctcatccgagtctaaaatgcagtgtatacggggcagggacattatttgacgttctggatacgctaaatatgcaattatgaatgcaaaacaagcagaaaactcaagtatttaccagtttttataagttactccgctctaacgggtgccgcgaaacccccatgtggtgcgtatttgggttgaaaacaatggcgaaaccccGCGGAAAATAGATCAACTTTGACTCGGAAAATCTCGtttctgacaaaagtctgattcctctgaagcactgtaggagattggtgAACTTGTCACGATACTGGAGACAtatttatatgcttgatctgacctatttttactgcactattgactttttccgtgaccatgatactccaaacggcgcgtatcacacttctatcttggaaacgagcggagtaacttacaaaaactggtaaatacttagagtttgatgcttgttttgcattcatgattgcatattcaacgtatccagaacgtcaaataatgtccctgccccgtgtacactgcaatttagactcggatgaggtcgggtgaggtcggatgaggtcgggtgaggtgtttaggcataccgaaAATAAATGGCTATGTTAATTTTGATAAAATTGCTATAATTCACAGATCTAAATCAAGTCATTCTGTTCACAATCAGACCAACTCAGCCCgacaccctaaccctaaccgagTTGAACGGGGGGTTGAGCTGAGTTCAGTAAAATCTGAATCGTCCTTATCCCCTCAAAAACATCTTGAAACACCTGGCAGTCAGGGCTGACAGTGATGCAAGATGTGCAAACTATAACTTGGGACAATCAGTGACATTGGTGCCATGGTCCTTATCAACAACCTGTCAAGGTCACAGACACTCAAGGTCGGTTTAAAAGGAAGATATATGGAGGTCTAACAATAAGCTGATCTGGCTGGAAATTTCAGAGCTGGAAGCTACATTTTCACTCTGTAGTAAAGCACAGATTGAGCTATAAATCAGTATTATCAAACTGTGCCCTGGAAACATGGACTAGCTTCCTGGTTGGCAAACAGAGGTGTCTGGTTACCCACCAAAGAACTGTTTGTTTGAATTTCTCATGTGTTCTGAACTCACACAAAACTTCAGACAGCTTCAGGAGGGGAGGCTCAGTTGATTGCTGAAGGTGGAATATTCAACAATCTTTATAAACACTGAAAAAACATGATCTTTTTAAAATAGAAACTTTCCCCTTTGAAGAAGATGGCCATCATTCAGAATTAAAGTTGTAGAGAGAAAAGTCTCTGGGCAATGCTTCCGTTGAGCTCTCGGACAGCGGAATAGCTGAAAAGGCTAGCACCCAGTCTATGTTGACTGGGATAAAAACTGTCTCCCTCAACCTAGCGATAACATGACAAGTTTTGCACCCTCCTGCTTGTCCAACAAGTCTGAAAACTCCCCAGACAGTCTCTCACTCGTGTGACCCACATCGAAAACGTTTAGCTTCAAGAACACTGCCCTAACCATGACCCCTGAAGGGCATTAGACACATTCCACACCAACTGCAGAACTAAACAAATTATCCTGAAGAGTACCCTAACACTTAGGTGATTAGGAAAGTGGAGTACTTACAGTCCTGAAGAGTGGAGACCAGCGGAAGGAGGCACAGGAGGAGATGCGCAGCCTGGAGCACCATCATGGagtcatgcaaatgaagacgtGGGACAGAGGCCAGCCTCTCACCGACCTGCAAACATGGAGATCCTTCAAAGGTGTCTGCTGATGACATGTGGATAGCAGGGCACAGGGGTGGTACATTATGTGACTGCGTGGGGTCTGGTTGGGGAATACTGTGGAATGATTTGAAGTTTACGGTGACTTGATTTCAACGGAGATGCTGGGGAGAGGAGCAGTTTGAGATGTTTGAAGTTCCCAGATGAAACAACCACAGTAATGCAATGTACGCCATAGCACATGTTCATGGTATGACGAGTTCctagaaccaaggaggttataacctccttgctagaaCATATAATGACTGGCAAATATCTAATGATTTACGGTAGTCATGAATGCTAAAAACAACTTGCTTTTGTTACACAGCTCAACAGGGAAACtttgttcgtttttttttctcactcTCTTTTTCCTCTTTTCCTTTAAAAGCACTTCAAACAGTGGTTAATAAACTAATTGATGTATTATGCAATGaatttatataatttttttc from Branchiostoma lanceolatum isolate klBraLanc5 chromosome 4, klBraLanc5.hap2, whole genome shotgun sequence includes these protein-coding regions:
- the LOC136433928 gene encoding von Willebrand factor C and EGF domain-containing protein-like isoform X1 yields the protein MMVLQAAHLLLCLLPLVSTLQDSSQCAVVEDVFDPAPCLAPCSNDRECPLDQVCCKVSPSSDCDHECQVPSETVECIDPDAGMLSPGEQIENGDGNCCTCQHSGEVTCTNGPCNTDDGASTRPGFCPDPTGSQLCGEAMCTTDSDCGGSDKCCPAIGACQYSKTCAAAIGASTGCIANRSPYSEGEVVRVVDRCNNCTCLSGEVVCTDAPCPSAAAQQEEPTVSSPAAPVRSRDLLCLGALLMFMSLWTTF
- the LOC136433928 gene encoding von Willebrand factor C and EGF domain-containing protein-like isoform X2, with the translated sequence MMVLQAAHLLLCLLPLVSTLQDSSQCAVVEDVFDPAPCLAPCSNDRECPLDQVCCKVSPSSDCDHECQVPTETVECIDPDAGMLSPGEQIENGDGNCCTCQHSGEVTCTNGPCNTDDGASTRPGFCPDPTGSQLCGEAMCTTDSDCGGSDKCCPAIGACQYSKTCAAAIGASTGCIANRSPYSEGEVVRVVDRCNNCTCLSGEVVCTDAPCPSAAAQQEEPTVSSPAAPVRSRDLLCLGALLMFMSLWTTF